One Chryseobacterium sp. StRB126 genomic region harbors:
- a CDS encoding DUF6268 family outer membrane beta-barrel protein, with protein MDFNYDTNSIQDPNRIERIHEIKSVFIIRHPLSEKWSVLGIAMPTIASDFKKPLSFDDLILDGIFGLSKKFGRESNLEIGLGVHVLHSFGETLVTPGISIDYQSIDKKWLAQFYWPRLNVLYSLSPNTQIGLAGSIDWTRFNLKNYKDYHLKEVDYAQFSTIHGGLQVHQRLVGGIWLQAQAGMGLLNRYELFDTHQKTVNDFSVSNMAYGKVTITYRIGRK; from the coding sequence ATGGATTTTAATTATGACACAAATTCTATACAAGATCCCAATCGTATTGAAAGAATTCACGAGATAAAATCTGTTTTTATAATTAGGCACCCACTTTCTGAAAAATGGTCGGTTTTAGGAATAGCGATGCCAACTATCGCATCCGACTTTAAAAAACCGCTTTCTTTTGATGATTTAATTCTAGATGGAATATTCGGATTATCTAAAAAATTCGGCAGGGAGTCGAATCTTGAAATCGGACTCGGAGTTCATGTCTTACATTCTTTCGGGGAGACTTTGGTGACTCCAGGAATATCAATTGATTACCAAAGTATCGATAAAAAATGGTTAGCGCAATTTTATTGGCCGAGACTAAATGTACTTTATAGTCTAAGCCCAAATACACAAATAGGTTTAGCCGGATCGATCGATTGGACACGCTTTAACCTGAAAAATTATAAAGACTATCATCTTAAAGAAGTTGATTATGCTCAGTTTTCTACCATTCATGGAGGTCTTCAGGTTCACCAGCGCTTAGTGGGTGGAATCTGGCTGCAAGCTCAAGCCGGAATGGGACTTTTAAATCGGTATGAATTGTTCGATACCCATCAAAAAACAGTCAATGATTTCTCTGTCTCCAACATGGCTTATGGGAAAGTTACCATTACCTATCGTATCGGCAGAAAATAG
- a CDS encoding SDR family oxidoreductase, giving the protein MKKIKPVIVVFGCTGTVGTVVMQELKSRDCMVRGILRNPERPYPLPLDKVPSNITYASADLNSVNQLKEVCKGADALFLLTATDPNQVEYEINVIDAARQNGVRRIVKLSAPIVMAPKV; this is encoded by the coding sequence ATGAAAAAAATAAAACCAGTTATCGTTGTTTTTGGATGTACGGGTACCGTTGGAACAGTTGTAATGCAAGAGCTCAAGAGTCGGGATTGTATGGTAAGAGGTATTCTTCGAAACCCTGAAAGACCTTATCCGTTACCATTGGATAAAGTTCCATCGAATATAACCTATGCAAGTGCCGATTTAAATTCTGTTAACCAGCTTAAAGAAGTTTGCAAAGGAGCTGACGCTTTGTTTCTTTTAACAGCAACTGATCCCAACCAGGTAGAATATGAAATTAATGTTATCGATGCTGCAAGACAAAATGGTGTAAGACGAATCGTCAAGTTATCGGCTCCCATAGTGATGGCGCCAAAGGTATAG
- a CDS encoding NRAMP family divalent metal transporter — protein MITGVFGTTITPYMFFWQTSQEVEEENKKGLIQDGKPSIGWRHIHAMRKDNNIGMIISEFTTWCIILVGGTVLHSAHITDINTAADAAKALEPLVQSFPNSGMISKIIFAIGIIGLGLLAVPVLSGSASYAVSEALSWNASLDLKFTKAKGFYMVIIISTLIGLCMNFIGINPVKVLVYTAVLNGVAAVPLLFLIIRISASEHIMGEFKSRWLSKSLLWATFFFMTAASVAMFFTI, from the coding sequence TTGATCACGGGTGTATTTGGGACGACTATTACACCCTATATGTTCTTTTGGCAAACATCTCAGGAAGTGGAAGAAGAAAATAAAAAAGGTCTGATTCAAGATGGAAAGCCCAGCATCGGCTGGCGCCACATTCATGCGATGAGAAAAGATAATAATATAGGGATGATTATCTCTGAATTTACTACATGGTGCATTATTTTGGTTGGAGGAACTGTTTTACACAGCGCTCACATAACAGATATTAATACTGCCGCTGATGCAGCAAAGGCTCTAGAACCTTTAGTTCAGTCATTTCCCAATTCAGGGATGATATCAAAAATTATATTTGCAATTGGTATCATCGGCTTGGGACTCCTTGCTGTTCCAGTTCTATCAGGATCAGCATCTTATGCTGTTTCTGAAGCTCTCAGCTGGAATGCAAGTTTAGATCTGAAATTTACCAAAGCAAAAGGATTTTATATGGTCATTATTATTTCTACACTTATTGGCCTTTGCATGAATTTTATTGGGATTAATCCCGTGAAAGTCCTTGTTTACACAGCAGTTCTCAATGGTGTAGCTGCCGTACCCCTCTTGTTTCTGATAATCCGCATATCTGCAAGTGAACACATTATGGGAGAATTCAAAAGCAGGTGGCTGTCAAAAAGCTTATTATGGGCAACATTTTTCTTTATGACAGCAGCATCAGTTGCAATGTTTTTTACGATCTAA
- a CDS encoding cytochrome-c peroxidase produces MRNKKLFLMLFIMLGIVSCQNDELYEPISEADPEISALSNYKRSSGALAATFGNNIDLNNLANYSDQEIPSYIIQDNAPFLNPITDAGATLGRVLFYDKNLSSNNTVSCASCHKQELAFGDNSIASQGVNGQTGRHSMRLVNTRFSLESRFFWDERASSLETQTTMPIKDHIEMGFSGSNGDLSVNDLITRLKGLPYYQELFTKAYGSSDITERKMQNALAQFVRSITSFDSKYDQGRAKSFSDFSSFSNFTAEENLGKKLFLEIPVLSLLIGGDRIAGGLGCAGCHGAPEFSIAPISSNNGVINIINSNGIDINVTKSPSLRDLVNSNGVSNGPMMHSGLITTLEGVVDHYNKVPKSSKNPKLDIRLALADNLRVTEKEKKALVAFLKTLSGKNIYTDKKWSNPFINQ; encoded by the coding sequence ATGAGAAACAAAAAATTATTCCTTATGCTCTTCATAATGCTGGGCATAGTATCATGTCAAAACGATGAACTTTATGAACCCATTTCCGAAGCAGATCCTGAAATTTCAGCTTTGTCCAACTATAAAAGATCCTCCGGTGCTTTAGCAGCTACTTTTGGAAATAACATTGATCTGAATAATCTGGCAAACTATTCAGATCAGGAGATTCCTTCGTATATAATTCAAGACAATGCTCCCTTTCTAAATCCGATAACAGATGCAGGAGCGACCTTGGGAAGGGTTTTATTTTATGATAAGAATCTTTCCTCGAACAATACGGTGTCATGTGCCAGTTGCCATAAACAGGAGCTGGCATTCGGAGACAACAGCATTGCAAGCCAAGGGGTGAACGGACAGACAGGAAGACATTCCATGAGACTGGTCAATACAAGATTTTCCCTTGAATCCCGTTTTTTCTGGGATGAAAGAGCTTCCTCTTTAGAAACCCAAACCACAATGCCGATTAAAGATCATATAGAAATGGGATTTAGCGGCAGTAATGGTGACCTTTCAGTGAATGATCTTATTACCAGACTTAAAGGTCTACCTTACTATCAGGAATTATTTACCAAAGCATATGGAAGTTCTGATATTACTGAACGTAAAATGCAGAATGCGTTGGCTCAGTTTGTAAGAAGTATTACCTCCTTTGATTCTAAATATGATCAGGGCAGAGCCAAGTCTTTTTCAGATTTTTCTTCATTCTCAAATTTTACAGCAGAAGAAAACTTAGGTAAAAAGCTCTTCCTTGAGATTCCTGTGCTGAGTTTACTGATCGGGGGTGATCGTATAGCTGGTGGGCTTGGATGCGCCGGATGCCATGGAGCTCCTGAATTCAGTATAGCTCCTATTTCCAGTAATAACGGAGTCATTAATATAATCAACAGTAACGGGATTGATATTAACGTTACGAAATCTCCTTCCTTACGGGATCTTGTAAACAGCAATGGGGTATCCAACGGACCGATGATGCATTCGGGGCTTATTACCACTTTAGAAGGTGTTGTAGATCATTATAATAAAGTGCCAAAAAGCAGCAAGAATCCTAAGCTGGATATACGTTTGGCACTTGCCGATAACCTAAGAGTCACGGAAAAAGAAAAAAAAGCACTTGTAGCGTTTCTTAAAACCCTTTCCGGAAAAAATATATATACGGATAAAAAATGGTCAAATCCTTTTATTAATCAATAG
- a CDS encoding DUF3995 domain-containing protein, with amino-acid sequence MKNMILPDCNIILRVFLLQREKILCKTGLNLKNQGKYYMNITGYILLIIILSISFLHIYWALGGTWGKNLAVPTTENQIPLFEPSAFVCLITGFCFLLPVSAIVFPSRFSLPILWINTFLFFIRAVGDFRYIGFFKKIKNTPFSKRDTLIYAPLCVLISFLTLLLINTF; translated from the coding sequence ATGAAAAATATGATATTACCGGACTGCAATATCATCCTGAGAGTTTTCTTACTCCAAAGGGAAAAAATATTATGCAAAACTGGCTTAAATCTTAAAAATCAAGGAAAATATTATATGAATATAACCGGATATATTTTACTGATTATTATTCTGTCAATATCATTTCTGCACATCTATTGGGCATTGGGAGGGACATGGGGTAAGAATTTGGCAGTTCCCACAACAGAAAACCAAATTCCGCTTTTTGAACCGAGTGCCTTCGTTTGTCTTATTACAGGCTTTTGTTTTTTGCTGCCTGTATCAGCAATTGTCTTTCCCAGTAGATTTTCGCTGCCTATTTTATGGATAAATACTTTCCTGTTTTTTATAAGAGCAGTAGGAGATTTTAGATACATCGGTTTTTTTAAGAAAATAAAAAATACTCCATTTTCCAAAAGAGATACGCTTATCTACGCTCCATTATGCGTACTTATAAGCTTTTTAACATTACTACTGATTAACACATTTTAA
- a CDS encoding anthranilate synthase component II, with protein MKKILLVDNYDSFTYNLKQLISECGDYKIDVYRNDAFQLELAQDYNAIVLSPGPGIPQDAGLCIPLIETYKHSKKILGICLGHQAIGVAFGAHLINTSQVYHGVSSIISLNKNEKIYTELPDHIEVARYHSWVVENCNLPQNLVITSTDDQDTIMSLRHEKYDITGLQYHPESFLTPKGKNIMQNWLKS; from the coding sequence ATGAAAAAAATACTGCTTGTAGACAATTATGATTCATTTACCTACAACCTCAAACAGCTCATTTCCGAATGTGGTGACTATAAGATTGACGTTTACAGGAATGATGCCTTCCAGCTGGAACTAGCACAGGATTATAATGCTATTGTCCTCTCTCCCGGTCCCGGAATACCGCAGGATGCCGGACTATGCATTCCTTTGATTGAGACTTATAAGCATTCAAAAAAAATATTGGGTATCTGTTTAGGGCATCAGGCCATAGGAGTCGCTTTTGGAGCTCACCTTATCAATACTTCTCAAGTTTATCACGGAGTAAGTTCCATAATTTCACTTAACAAAAATGAAAAAATTTATACAGAATTGCCTGATCATATAGAAGTCGCAAGATATCACAGCTGGGTGGTGGAAAACTGTAATCTGCCTCAAAACCTGGTCATAACATCTACTGATGATCAGGACACCATCATGTCTCTGAGGCATGAAAAATATGATATTACCGGACTGCAATATCATCCTGAGAGTTTTCTTACTCCAAAGGGAAAAAATATTATGCAAAACTGGCTTAAATCTTAA
- a CDS encoding anthranilate synthase component I family protein, with translation MKETKIFSSHISSDYPENFDMKSFYNSLRQKATSSIWFEVSEAVNNDNHKLVFIAAESIASLQSNNMNELQYRSGEKTETIETDELNFWGKTAEWQKKNTPENISHQYNGLLGFSSYDSIQLIENISLKKYAEERESSQLPLFKFSLYRYIYVFNTTLSQVVCINNYYNGENDEITEMKEQLKYTLNTGLKGFSVSNTEEKDCTEEEFLEKVNKAKHHCQIGNVFQLVVSRRFSRNYAGDPWTFFVKLKNNNAQYYFFLDEENYTIAGASPETHFSSSDDLAIVKPIAGTYKKTMHEEKDALLEKELLADPKENAEHNMLIDLARNDLSRYANDVQISKLKTIEHYNNVIHMVSQVQGKLNTELNTIRLVKEFLPAGTLSGAPKYKAVQLIDDIESSGRSYYGGLLGWIGFNNDINTCILIRSALFENGVMAYRAGAGVVISSDPQKELEEVNNKITLILNTLKEFTSYTL, from the coding sequence ATGAAAGAAACTAAGATCTTTTCTTCTCATATAAGTTCAGATTACCCCGAAAACTTTGATATGAAGAGTTTTTATAACTCTCTGAGGCAGAAAGCCACAAGTTCTATTTGGTTTGAAGTTTCTGAAGCTGTAAACAATGACAATCACAAGCTGGTTTTTATTGCGGCAGAATCTATTGCCTCATTACAGTCAAATAATATGAATGAGCTTCAATACAGATCAGGTGAAAAGACAGAAACAATAGAAACTGACGAGCTTAATTTTTGGGGTAAAACAGCCGAATGGCAGAAAAAAAATACCCCGGAAAATATTTCTCATCAGTATAACGGTCTTTTAGGTTTCAGCAGCTATGATTCTATACAGCTTATAGAAAATATTTCTCTGAAAAAATACGCTGAGGAAAGAGAAAGCAGCCAGTTACCACTCTTTAAATTTTCTCTGTACCGATATATTTATGTTTTCAATACCACCCTCTCACAGGTTGTCTGCATCAATAACTATTATAATGGAGAAAACGATGAGATCACGGAAATGAAAGAACAGCTGAAATACACCTTAAATACCGGATTAAAAGGATTTTCAGTATCCAACACAGAAGAAAAAGACTGTACAGAGGAAGAGTTTTTAGAAAAAGTGAATAAAGCAAAACATCACTGCCAGATAGGAAATGTATTCCAGCTGGTGGTTTCCCGAAGATTTTCCAGAAACTATGCAGGCGATCCGTGGACATTTTTTGTGAAGCTGAAAAACAACAATGCCCAGTATTATTTCTTTCTGGATGAAGAAAACTATACAATAGCAGGAGCATCACCGGAGACTCATTTCAGTTCTTCAGATGATTTGGCAATAGTAAAACCCATCGCAGGAACCTACAAAAAAACAATGCATGAAGAAAAAGATGCATTACTGGAAAAAGAGCTGCTAGCAGACCCTAAAGAAAATGCAGAACACAATATGCTGATTGATTTGGCAAGGAACGACCTCAGCAGATATGCAAATGATGTACAGATCAGTAAACTGAAAACCATAGAACATTATAATAATGTTATCCATATGGTAAGCCAGGTGCAGGGAAAACTAAATACAGAGCTTAATACGATCCGCCTGGTTAAAGAGTTTCTACCCGCAGGAACATTAAGCGGAGCGCCTAAATACAAGGCGGTACAACTTATTGATGATATAGAAAGCAGCGGTCGTTCATACTATGGAGGATTACTTGGCTGGATAGGATTTAATAATGATATCAATACCTGTATTCTTATAAGAAGTGCCTTATTCGAAAACGGAGTGATGGCTTACCGCGCCGGAGCCGGCGTTGTCATATCGTCTGACCCTCAAAAAGAGTTGGAAGAAGTAAACAATAAAATCACTTTAATTCTGAACACGTTAAAAGAATTTACATCATATACCTTATGA
- a CDS encoding thioesterase II family protein has translation MEYKTLLFCIPYAGGSSSSMSNVANVLNTEDVEVHYVELPGRGMRSTEPFHSTLEETIEDISDKIRSRLISKDQPFILWGHSMGAVLGLLILFNLQNDYTPKGLIVSGMRAPLFQSAELPMPREKRNALLLDILPTKYERSKNAPIFQRVQQKRIEIMEKDTALLEENPVEDWPSIIIETPLAVIIAENDELYNNKDCYKDWNRHTSNTTSYFPVEGGHFFMFQYPKQTSALLSKIINDLIH, from the coding sequence ATGGAATACAAAACACTATTGTTCTGTATTCCTTATGCGGGCGGCTCATCTTCCTCAATGTCTAATGTAGCCAATGTACTGAATACGGAAGATGTGGAGGTACATTATGTAGAACTGCCGGGAAGGGGAATGAGAAGTACGGAACCTTTTCATTCAACATTAGAAGAAACTATAGAAGATATTTCGGATAAAATCAGAAGCAGGCTGATAAGTAAAGACCAACCTTTCATATTGTGGGGACATAGTATGGGAGCTGTTTTAGGCCTTCTTATCTTATTTAATCTACAGAACGATTATACGCCAAAAGGATTGATCGTTTCAGGGATGCGGGCTCCCCTGTTTCAGTCTGCAGAACTGCCGATGCCGAGAGAAAAGCGGAATGCCCTGCTGCTTGATATTCTTCCAACGAAATATGAAAGAAGCAAAAATGCCCCGATTTTTCAGAGAGTACAGCAGAAACGGATAGAGATTATGGAAAAAGATACAGCACTTTTAGAAGAAAATCCTGTTGAAGACTGGCCGTCCATTATCATCGAAACTCCTTTGGCAGTAATCATAGCAGAAAATGATGAGCTGTATAATAATAAAGACTGCTATAAAGATTGGAACCGTCATACGTCCAATACTACAAGCTATTTTCCTGTAGAGGGAGGACATTTTTTTATGTTCCAGTATCCGAAGCAGACCTCTGCCCTGCTAAGTAAAATAATAAATGATTTAATACACTAA